A genome region from Bacillaceae bacterium IKA-2 includes the following:
- a CDS encoding class D sortase, producing MKNKNGRLGLILLGVLLISFGGFALTINATLLYKGIVAVEKTELLMAKDVVGKKVSMVTSKSRFIKKYLPQKGDELGKLYIPKLKISIPIFHGTTNGELQNGVGHLIGTAFPGESNNTVLAGHRDTVFRHLDKLAEGDVLNVESGIGIFIYKVRKVRIVEEDDLTVVVPKRKATLTVSTCYPFTFIGPARQRYVLVADLISSKFKRI from the coding sequence ATGAAAAATAAAAACGGAAGACTGGGTTTAATTTTACTAGGGGTTTTATTAATCTCATTTGGTGGCTTTGCGCTAACAATCAATGCGACGCTACTTTATAAAGGTATTGTTGCTGTTGAGAAGACAGAGCTTCTCATGGCGAAAGACGTTGTCGGTAAAAAAGTAAGTATGGTCACTAGTAAAAGTAGATTTATAAAAAAGTATTTACCGCAAAAAGGTGACGAGTTAGGTAAGCTATATATTCCTAAATTAAAGATTTCAATACCGATTTTTCATGGAACAACCAATGGTGAACTTCAAAATGGTGTTGGTCACTTAATTGGAACAGCTTTTCCAGGAGAAAGTAATAACACTGTATTAGCAGGTCATCGGGACACAGTTTTTCGGCACTTGGATAAGTTGGCAGAAGGTGATGTTCTTAATGTTGAAAGCGGGATTGGGATCTTTATTTATAAGGTACGAAAAGTAAGAATTGTTGAAGAAGATGATTTAACTGTTGTAGTACCAAAACGAAAGGCAACGTTAACTGTTAGCACCTGTTATCCGTTTACGTTTATTGGTCCAGCTAGGCAACGTTACGTTCTTGTTGCCGATTTAATTAGTTCGAAGTTTAAGCGAATATAA
- a CDS encoding YheC/YheD family protein encodes MDNEVLLLKKMNNRNQTLYVPIALFKQYVERISFPNTISFGTKTVPCEVAPHPNQKNEYSLSADLWEELLIPHEGLIHLLQKDETVYIGPLVGIFTAGFTQFQLRPIGERSLFFAKLLSVEKKVGAFYFVFGAHQIDWKNGTINGFFYTSEGWKQIKVPIPNVVYDRLPNRKVEKLEFTKQVKNRLQTEYDIPWFNPGFFNKWDIHQMLIDDEVVSEHLPESFFQPSYNEIESLLEKYQQVYIKPANGSLGLGIQQLIQKKDEPFVYCRFQNNQENRLRRYSTLKRLIQRQFPLGLDGMIAQQGIRLLKWNNNPIDFRIHTNKDEKGIWSVSAIAAKIAGSGSITTHVKNGGEVKTPKEIFNDIGTNPAIIKKIHATALLLSEKIDEKMVGFVGEIGFDIGVDQNELIWMFEANSKPGRTIFSHPKLKVDDLQSRRLPLQYAVHLFRQSVEKQPELVNANEHFLRS; translated from the coding sequence ATGGATAACGAAGTATTATTATTAAAAAAAATGAACAACCGAAATCAAACGCTGTATGTCCCAATCGCTTTATTCAAACAATATGTAGAGCGGATTTCTTTTCCTAATACGATATCTTTCGGTACCAAAACAGTTCCTTGCGAAGTTGCTCCTCACCCTAATCAAAAAAATGAATACTCATTATCAGCTGATTTATGGGAAGAACTGTTGATCCCCCATGAAGGGCTCATTCATTTATTACAAAAAGATGAAACTGTCTACATCGGACCACTCGTTGGTATTTTCACTGCTGGATTCACTCAATTTCAGCTGCGCCCAATTGGAGAACGTTCGCTATTTTTTGCGAAGTTACTTTCTGTTGAAAAGAAGGTTGGCGCCTTTTACTTTGTATTCGGTGCCCACCAAATTGACTGGAAAAACGGTACTATTAATGGCTTTTTCTATACCTCAGAAGGATGGAAACAAATAAAAGTACCAATTCCAAACGTCGTTTATGACCGCCTCCCTAATCGCAAAGTCGAGAAATTAGAATTTACTAAACAAGTTAAAAATCGCTTACAAACAGAGTATGATATCCCTTGGTTCAACCCTGGTTTTTTCAACAAATGGGATATCCATCAAATGCTGATTGATGATGAAGTTGTCAGTGAGCATTTACCAGAAAGTTTCTTTCAACCTTCGTACAATGAAATCGAAAGCCTGCTAGAGAAATATCAACAAGTCTATATAAAGCCTGCCAACGGGAGCCTAGGTTTAGGTATTCAACAACTTATTCAAAAGAAGGATGAACCATTTGTATATTGTCGGTTTCAAAATAATCAAGAAAATCGTCTAAGAAGATATTCAACCTTAAAAAGGCTCATTCAGCGCCAATTCCCATTAGGACTTGACGGTATGATTGCTCAACAAGGCATTCGTCTCTTAAAATGGAACAACAATCCAATTGATTTTCGAATTCATACAAATAAGGACGAAAAAGGAATTTGGAGTGTTAGTGCTATTGCCGCAAAAATTGCCGGTTCGGGGAGTATTACAACTCATGTCAAAAATGGTGGCGAAGTAAAAACACCAAAAGAAATTTTTAATGATATCGGCACAAATCCAGCAATCATAAAAAAAATCCACGCCACAGCACTTTTATTAAGTGAAAAAATTGATGAAAAAATGGTTGGATTCGTTGGCGAGATTGGTTTTGATATTGGTGTCGATCAAAATGAGCTTATCTGGATGTTCGAAGCTAATTCAAAGCCGGGAAGAACAATATTTTCCCACCCGAAATTAAAGGTAGATGACTTGCAGTCAAGACGTCTGCCATTGCAATATGCTGTTCATTTATTTAGACAATCTGTTGAAAAACAGCCTGAACTCGTGAACGCAAATGAACATTTTTTACGATCATAA
- a CDS encoding processed acidic surface protein, whose amino-acid sequence MKRSVLLFTCVSFLLVSIVISEHVVAAQVNEVELQQYLVNNNWSKEELIDYLQFYDFTLADFDSLVELQDFLGTSITTENLNDLLGKYRLDHSDLEILLAEYGETIDDYKFIEDLDLDIEFFLAYNDKFSTVNDFVSLFGITEAEIQNLFNHTSELDEERTWEKLNNIYATLEALKYVRDKDDLSEAEQEQFLSLWIEMFEALDIDARFFLVKEEAMTPVELKNIISEETLNGSLLQMSLHKLAGEHLATLVFSAEMLDSDLMYEALEQIGEVVKLSGEYRQMLEIAKLPKTAGNFVVNILVSIFLIISGFAMLVTVQRRTTV is encoded by the coding sequence ATGAAGCGTAGTGTTTTGTTGTTTACATGTGTTTCATTTTTATTAGTATCAATAGTAATAAGCGAACATGTTGTTGCAGCTCAAGTAAACGAAGTGGAATTACAACAATACTTAGTTAATAATAATTGGTCGAAGGAGGAGTTAATTGATTATTTACAGTTTTATGATTTTACGTTAGCCGATTTTGACTCGTTGGTAGAACTCCAGGACTTTCTCGGTACGTCAATTACGACCGAAAATCTTAATGATTTATTAGGGAAATATCGACTTGATCATAGCGATTTGGAAATATTGTTAGCTGAATACGGAGAAACGATAGATGATTATAAGTTTATTGAAGACCTAGATTTAGATATTGAATTCTTCCTAGCTTATAATGATAAATTTTCGACTGTTAATGACTTTGTTTCTTTATTTGGTATTACAGAAGCTGAAATACAAAATTTATTTAACCATACTAGTGAACTAGATGAGGAACGAACTTGGGAAAAATTGAATAATATTTATGCGACGTTAGAGGCATTAAAATATGTAAGAGACAAAGACGATTTGTCAGAAGCAGAACAAGAACAGTTTTTATCACTCTGGATTGAGATGTTTGAAGCGTTGGACATTGATGCAAGATTTTTCTTAGTAAAAGAAGAGGCGATGACTCCAGTTGAATTAAAAAATATAATTTCTGAAGAAACGTTGAATGGATCTCTTTTACAAATGTCATTACACAAATTAGCTGGTGAACATTTGGCGACACTTGTTTTTAGTGCTGAGATGTTGGATTCCGATCTTATGTATGAAGCGTTGGAACAAATAGGAGAGGTAGTGAAGCTATCAGGTGAATATCGCCAAATGTTAGAAATCGCCAAACTACCGAAAACTGCTGGGAATTTCGTCGTAAATATTTTGGTAAGTATATTCCTAATTATAAGTGGCTTTGCAATGTTAGTAACTGTTCAAAGGAGAACTACTGTTTAA
- a CDS encoding heavy metal translocating P-type ATPase, translating to MEQPRVYLLDGLTUIDCTSQFEKNLTNLANVEKAEVNFTASKLKVWGTASLKELQKEANFDDISILHIGETIEKRTFWKNKQNTRIIITAFLLLIAFSLDFLSDVNSTILFTLYLAISVIGGFTIFKKGYRNLFKLQFDMNVLMSIAVTGAFMIGEWREGALVAFLFAISEWLESYSFDKARHAIRSIMELTPKNATVKRKGVELILAVDEIRIGDILLVKPGQKIAMDGIVKSGYSTVNEAAITGESFPAEKSESKPVYAGTLNEQGFLEILVTKLAKDTTIAKIITLVEEAQSQKIPAESFVDRFAKVYTPVVLILALFIGLVPPLLMDGNWNASIYNSLALLVVACPCALVVSTPVAVVSAIGNAAKQGVIIKGGIYLEKLAHTFQFTFDKTGTLTEGKPKVVDVISYTIEKETMIMIAASIESKSNHPLSKAVVEYGKNTNLPFYDVVNFQEIIGNGVKGVVNNKEYYVAKPQFIEKKLTIPEAVASEISSLQEQGKTVILIASENDVEGLLAIRDTVRATSKQAIKDMKKSGISVITMLTGDNHKAGRAIANEVGVDNYFAELLPNEKVDRVKFLQQNGLTAMVGDGVNDAPALAVADVGIAMGGAGSDSALETADIVLMADDLEKLPFTIRLSRKTLKIIKQNIAFAIGIKFLAILLVFPGWLTLWIAIFADMGATILVTLNGIRLLRVKK from the coding sequence ATGGAACAACCACGAGTCTATTTATTAGATGGATTAACTTGAATTGATTGTACTTCTCAGTTTGAGAAGAACCTTACTAATTTAGCGAATGTAGAAAAAGCAGAAGTGAACTTTACAGCTTCAAAATTGAAAGTGTGGGGAACAGCTTCACTAAAGGAACTACAAAAAGAAGCTAATTTTGATGATATTAGCATCCTTCATATTGGTGAAACGATTGAAAAGCGGACCTTTTGGAAAAATAAGCAAAATACTCGCATTATCATAACTGCTTTCTTACTTTTAATCGCGTTTAGTTTAGATTTTTTAAGTGATGTAAATTCTACAATCCTGTTTACATTATACTTAGCTATTTCCGTTATTGGCGGTTTTACTATCTTTAAAAAAGGTTATCGTAATTTGTTCAAGTTACAATTTGATATGAATGTACTAATGAGTATCGCAGTTACAGGTGCATTTATGATTGGAGAGTGGCGCGAAGGTGCGTTAGTAGCTTTTTTGTTTGCTATATCTGAATGGCTCGAATCCTATTCTTTTGATAAAGCACGTCATGCAATTCGTTCGATCATGGAACTAACACCTAAAAATGCAACCGTGAAAAGAAAAGGCGTTGAGCTTATTTTAGCAGTTGATGAAATTCGTATCGGTGACATCCTGCTTGTGAAACCTGGTCAAAAAATTGCTATGGATGGCATCGTCAAAAGTGGCTACTCAACTGTTAATGAAGCTGCAATTACTGGGGAAAGTTTTCCGGCTGAAAAGAGCGAAAGTAAACCAGTTTACGCGGGAACTTTAAATGAGCAAGGATTTTTGGAAATCTTAGTGACAAAGCTTGCTAAAGATACTACGATAGCAAAAATTATTACGCTTGTAGAAGAAGCTCAATCCCAAAAAATACCAGCTGAATCCTTTGTAGATCGCTTCGCGAAGGTGTACACTCCAGTTGTGCTAATTTTGGCACTTTTTATTGGCTTAGTGCCACCACTTTTAATGGATGGTAATTGGAATGCATCAATCTATAATAGCTTAGCCTTGCTCGTTGTCGCTTGTCCTTGTGCGTTAGTAGTATCTACCCCAGTAGCGGTCGTGTCGGCGATTGGTAATGCGGCGAAGCAAGGTGTAATTATAAAAGGTGGGATATATTTAGAGAAATTAGCCCATACATTTCAATTTACCTTTGATAAAACGGGGACATTAACAGAAGGGAAGCCAAAAGTTGTTGATGTTATTTCCTATACAATCGAAAAAGAAACAATGATCATGATAGCGGCATCGATTGAAAGTAAATCAAATCATCCACTAAGTAAAGCGGTTGTAGAGTATGGTAAAAATACGAATTTGCCTTTTTACGATGTTGTAAATTTTCAAGAAATTATCGGCAACGGGGTTAAGGGCGTCGTTAACAACAAGGAGTATTACGTTGCTAAACCTCAATTTATCGAAAAGAAACTGACTATTCCTGAAGCGGTTGCGAGTGAAATAAGCTCCTTGCAGGAACAAGGAAAAACAGTTATCTTGATCGCTAGTGAAAATGACGTAGAAGGATTGCTAGCGATTCGAGACACAGTGAGAGCAACGAGTAAACAGGCGATAAAGGACATGAAAAAAAGTGGTATAAGTGTTATTACAATGCTAACAGGTGATAATCATAAAGCAGGTCGGGCAATCGCAAATGAGGTAGGCGTGGATAACTATTTTGCCGAGCTTTTACCTAATGAAAAAGTTGATAGAGTTAAGTTTTTACAACAAAATGGTCTAACCGCAATGGTAGGAGATGGTGTCAATGATGCACCCGCATTGGCAGTAGCAGACGTTGGGATTGCAATGGGTGGTGCGGGTAGTGATAGTGCTCTAGAAACAGCGGATATTGTTCTTATGGCTGATGATTTGGAAAAACTACCGTTTACAATTCGCTTGAGTCGGAAAACATTAAAAATTATTAAACAAAACATTGCTTTTGCGATCGGTATTAAGTTTTTGGCAATTTTACTTGTGTTTCCTGGCTGGCTGACGTTATGGATTGCAATTTTTGCTGATATGGGTGCAACAATTTTGGTAACCTTAAATGGGATTCGGCTATTGCGAGTCAAAAAGTAA
- a CDS encoding alpha/beta-type small acid-soluble spore protein codes for MSNNNSSNQLVVPGVQQALDQMKYEIASEFGVQLGPDATARANGSVGGEITKRLVQMAEQQLGGGYK; via the coding sequence TTGTCAAATAACAATAGCTCAAATCAATTAGTAGTACCTGGCGTACAACAAGCGCTAGACCAAATGAAATATGAAATTGCTTCAGAGTTTGGTGTACAATTAGGTCCGGATGCAACGGCTCGTGCCAACGGTTCAGTTGGTGGAGAGATCACAAAGCGTCTAGTACAAATGGCTGAACAGCAGCTTGGTGGCGGATATAAGTAA
- a CDS encoding YheC/YheD family protein → MKVANKVGPLIGILTTKETSSNFYGNRTVFKKIQSRLQERGGISFVFTPEAIQEKKVEGYLFDQGIWRKYIFPLPDIIYNRIGSYHGERGKGIKLARKIAVRNAIPLYNPHFFEKWETYCILNANQTLAKYLPETEFLSNRDQFKRQLDKVKATFIKPVLSNRGAGTFVFSKEANFYKIQTNNWQKQFPFFEDAFEELQINVKARKMIIQEKITLKKYQGCPYDLRILVQRVKSNWTVSGIGVRLAKKDAITTHTKHGGKIIPLDVISDDLNFEVIEQLAKNVSTELEKGYGYLCEFSIDLGVDEANHYWILEINAKPMKFDEPHIQEKAIDTLIDCFCKDAGFS, encoded by the coding sequence ATGAAAGTAGCTAACAAAGTTGGACCTCTAATTGGGATCCTAACGACTAAAGAAACAAGTAGCAATTTTTATGGTAATCGAACTGTCTTTAAAAAAATCCAAAGTCGGTTACAAGAGCGCGGCGGGATTTCATTTGTCTTTACCCCCGAAGCAATCCAAGAAAAAAAGGTAGAGGGTTATCTATTTGATCAAGGTATCTGGAGAAAATACATTTTTCCTTTACCTGACATCATTTATAATCGAATTGGTTCTTATCATGGTGAACGAGGAAAAGGAATTAAGCTAGCACGAAAAATTGCCGTCCGAAATGCAATTCCATTATATAATCCGCATTTTTTTGAGAAATGGGAAACCTATTGCATTCTAAATGCTAATCAAACCTTAGCAAAATATTTACCTGAAACAGAATTTTTAAGTAATCGAGATCAGTTTAAACGTCAACTTGATAAGGTTAAAGCTACCTTTATTAAGCCGGTGCTAAGTAATCGTGGCGCCGGAACTTTCGTTTTTAGTAAAGAGGCTAACTTTTATAAGATCCAGACAAATAACTGGCAAAAACAGTTTCCTTTTTTTGAAGATGCCTTTGAAGAGCTACAAATAAATGTCAAAGCTCGCAAAATGATCATCCAAGAGAAAATCACCTTAAAAAAATATCAGGGTTGTCCCTACGATTTACGAATTCTCGTCCAACGCGTTAAAAGTAATTGGACTGTGAGCGGCATAGGCGTTCGCTTGGCTAAAAAAGATGCGATCACAACTCATACTAAGCATGGCGGCAAGATCATTCCTCTAGACGTCATTAGCGATGATTTAAACTTTGAAGTAATTGAGCAACTAGCTAAGAATGTCTCAACCGAATTAGAAAAAGGCTATGGTTATTTATGTGAGTTTTCGATTGATTTAGGTGTCGATGAGGCTAATCACTATTGGATACTAGAAATAAATGCAAAGCCGATGAAATTTGATGAACCACATATACAAGAAAAAGCAATCGATACGTTAATCGACTGCTTTTGTAAAGATGCTGGTTTTTCTTAA
- a CDS encoding GGDEF domain-containing protein has translation MEKSYVSEMDYEVWSKKILYFYWIMVIITFVGHLVGLGVTIYYFPSDVSAFIIDTVIVSTSVQLIIVLVCEYFIRVRKLYNSHLLIIAGTLLALVVIVINPGVPGLQSTLLLPMAISLIYFDKRKLLFSFIVNVTCLATVYLLFPSVRMAATEYEYFSSFFVLFAGYFIYLSILQRGNEVLKDLHQASEKEKELMVKNTIMERLSKVDPLTGLNNHKTFHQYMDHLVEQCQTYQMPLQLAIIDIDNFKNINDRFGHSVGDTILKRVASTIFETASENDIVARYGGEEFAILFTDKHFDESYNLCENIRKNISNLHHQETKDNAVTVSVGLKDFHSNLTKYDFFDQADAMLYKAKESGKNKVVYQD, from the coding sequence TTGGAAAAAAGTTATGTATCAGAAATGGATTATGAAGTTTGGTCGAAAAAAATACTCTATTTTTATTGGATTATGGTTATCATTACCTTTGTTGGACACCTTGTTGGCTTAGGTGTAACGATCTATTATTTCCCTTCAGATGTATCGGCTTTTATTATTGACACTGTGATCGTATCGACGAGTGTACAATTAATCATCGTGTTAGTGTGTGAATATTTTATAAGAGTTAGAAAATTATATAACTCCCACCTATTGATTATTGCCGGCACTCTTCTTGCACTTGTGGTAATCGTTATCAATCCCGGTGTTCCTGGTTTACAATCAACCCTGCTATTACCGATGGCGATCTCTTTAATTTATTTTGATAAAAGAAAATTACTTTTTAGTTTTATTGTCAATGTTACTTGTCTTGCAACCGTTTACTTGTTATTTCCATCAGTTAGAATGGCAGCCACAGAGTACGAATATTTTTCTTCTTTTTTCGTTTTATTCGCCGGTTACTTTATTTATTTATCCATCCTTCAAAGGGGAAATGAAGTTCTCAAAGATCTTCATCAAGCGTCTGAAAAAGAAAAAGAGCTTATGGTGAAAAATACGATAATGGAAAGACTTTCGAAGGTGGATCCACTGACAGGCCTCAACAATCATAAGACGTTCCACCAATATATGGATCATCTTGTTGAACAGTGTCAGACATATCAAATGCCACTTCAACTAGCTATCATAGACATTGATAATTTTAAAAACATTAATGATCGTTTTGGACATAGTGTAGGAGATACAATCTTAAAACGAGTTGCCAGTACTATTTTTGAGACTGCGTCAGAAAATGATATTGTAGCTCGTTATGGTGGGGAGGAATTTGCAATTTTGTTTACCGATAAACATTTCGATGAATCTTACAACCTTTGTGAAAATATTAGAAAGAATATTTCAAATCTGCACCACCAAGAAACAAAAGATAACGCAGTGACGGTAAGTGTTGGATTAAAAGACTTTCATTCAAACCTAACGAAGTATGATTTTTTTGACCAAGCTGATGCGATGCTGTATAAAGCAAAAGAGTCCGGGAAAAACAAAGTTGTCTATCAAGATTGA
- a CDS encoding metalloregulator ArsR/SmtB family transcription factor — MKEKEICDIFQYDEKKVKSVKKQLHEVEGLSQMFKALADETRLKVIFALMKSELCVCDVATIIDSSTAATSHHLRMLKKHGLAKSRKAGKMVFYTIDDDHVIEILQQAIAHNKEKK; from the coding sequence ATGAAAGAAAAAGAAATCTGTGATATTTTTCAGTATGATGAAAAAAAAGTAAAATCTGTAAAAAAGCAGTTACATGAGGTAGAAGGCTTATCGCAGATGTTTAAGGCGCTAGCAGATGAAACACGATTAAAGGTTATTTTTGCATTAATGAAAAGCGAGCTTTGTGTTTGTGATGTTGCCACAATTATTGACAGCTCTACCGCCGCTACTTCTCATCATCTAAGAATGCTCAAAAAGCATGGCTTAGCTAAATCGCGTAAAGCAGGGAAGATGGTTTTTTATACCATTGACGATGATCATGTGATCGAAATTTTGCAGCAGGCAATTGCACATAATAAAGAGAAAAAATAA
- a CDS encoding YheC/YheD family protein: MSNLGILVTNLQQEQEYFAQIARSASGKNFNLYLFSPNDIELTHKMAKGKRFCHDSDNWITDVFSLPEFIYDRCFYTNQIIYEKHFPIVSWLKSQPDILFLGHGLPNKWIVYQILNRDSWMQTFLPETVLLTTSSQVFSILGKQTAILLKPLSGSQGKGIFVLTKTAEGFSLLAKKTGQPYYKQLTKNQLKHLLYKITSQHQYLIQPFLSLTDHQHRPFDLRIFLQKDSNGAWREIGRGIRRGRKGDFTSNLGSGGSVSSFDDWFQSLASAAQIELQKNITDLCIRIPQLLETDSQRLFELGLDFGFDHQGSLWLLEANSKPGRKVVTSHSPSQKEILAKAPIEYCEFLQRSLIKKGS; encoded by the coding sequence TTGAGTAACCTTGGAATTCTAGTAACAAACCTTCAGCAAGAACAAGAATATTTTGCTCAGATAGCAAGATCAGCAAGCGGAAAAAATTTTAACCTTTATCTATTTTCACCTAATGATATTGAACTCACTCATAAAATGGCCAAAGGCAAAAGATTTTGTCATGACTCAGATAATTGGATAACTGATGTGTTTTCGCTCCCAGAATTTATTTATGATCGCTGCTTCTATACTAATCAGATAATTTATGAAAAACACTTTCCGATTGTATCATGGTTAAAATCACAGCCTGACATATTATTTTTAGGGCATGGACTCCCCAATAAGTGGATTGTGTATCAAATCTTAAATAGAGACTCATGGATGCAAACTTTTTTACCTGAGACAGTGTTACTTACAACATCAAGTCAAGTTTTTTCAATACTTGGTAAACAAACTGCGATCCTCTTAAAACCTTTAAGTGGTTCCCAAGGTAAAGGGATTTTCGTACTAACAAAAACAGCTGAGGGATTTTCACTACTTGCAAAAAAAACAGGTCAACCGTATTACAAACAACTTACCAAAAATCAGCTGAAACATCTTTTATATAAAATCACAAGCCAACATCAATATTTAATCCAACCTTTTTTATCATTAACTGATCATCAACACCGTCCTTTTGACCTGCGAATTTTTTTGCAAAAAGATTCTAATGGTGCTTGGCGAGAAATTGGTCGGGGAATTCGTCGTGGTAGAAAAGGTGATTTTACTTCTAATTTAGGCAGCGGTGGCAGCGTCTCTTCTTTTGATGATTGGTTCCAATCATTAGCTTCGGCCGCTCAAATCGAACTCCAAAAAAATATTACTGACTTATGTATCCGAATCCCGCAACTACTGGAAACGGACAGTCAGAGACTATTCGAATTAGGTTTAGATTTCGGGTTTGATCACCAAGGAAGCTTATGGCTATTGGAAGCAAACTCCAAACCAGGACGAAAAGTAGTAACTTCCCATTCTCCATCACAAAAAGAAATACTAGCAAAAGCTCCCATCGAGTACTGTGAATTTTTGCAGAGATCTTTAATAAAGAAAGGAAGTTAA
- a CDS encoding sulfite exporter TauE/SafE family protein: MYQFFQQISHFFSEPFMNAAYGTEHIPILSALLLGIVGALAPCQFTGNLSAMTLYGNHSLQKKAAWSETLFFILGKIVAFSGLGLVVWILGAEFQQSLITYFPWIRKLLGPMLIIIGLYLIGLFTMRWTLTLWKSKSEKRGNIGSFLLGLSFSLGFCPTMFILFFIVLMPMALAVPYGVIMPSIFAVGTSIPLIIAVFLIWYFSLSGAFMKKGRKIGFIVQRIAGIIIIFIGIIDTMMYW; encoded by the coding sequence ATGTATCAATTTTTCCAGCAAATCAGTCATTTTTTTAGTGAACCATTTATGAATGCTGCATATGGTACTGAGCATATCCCTATTTTATCAGCTTTATTATTAGGCATTGTTGGTGCGCTTGCACCTTGTCAATTCACTGGAAACTTAAGTGCAATGACGCTATATGGTAACCATTCCTTGCAGAAAAAAGCTGCTTGGAGTGAGACTTTATTTTTTATTTTAGGAAAAATCGTTGCTTTTTCTGGTCTGGGATTAGTTGTCTGGATCTTAGGGGCAGAGTTCCAACAGTCTTTAATTACCTACTTTCCTTGGATTAGAAAGCTATTAGGACCCATGTTAATAATAATTGGATTATATTTAATTGGTTTGTTTACAATGCGCTGGACGTTGACGCTATGGAAAAGTAAATCAGAAAAACGCGGTAATATTGGTTCATTTTTACTAGGTCTTAGTTTTTCGCTTGGTTTTTGTCCGACAATGTTTATTTTATTCTTTATCGTTTTAATGCCGATGGCTTTAGCTGTTCCATATGGTGTCATCATGCCTAGCATTTTTGCAGTGGGAACCTCGATCCCGTTAATTATTGCCGTTTTTCTGATTTGGTATTTCAGTCTCAGTGGTGCATTTATGAAAAAAGGAAGAAAGATCGGTTTTATCGTGCAAAGAATAGCAGGTATCATAATAATTTTTATTGGCATTATCGACACAATGATGTATTGGTAA
- a CDS encoding exonuclease domain-containing protein: MFWKKRKMAYELDRKPALNTSLEELSFIVFDTETTGFAIGSKDRLIEIGAVLVENLTVTDKTFQTYVYPNRLIPDDIVELTAIDNEMVRNAPQALEAIEDFFAFIEKCGCDGIVGHYISFDLMVLKKELAREKFTYETPLNFDTLNLIGFLSPSWDMRDLEDYSRTFSTNIYQRHSAIGDALTTAHLFVELLRLIKGRGKNTLGDIIQISEALDKSRTLQF, translated from the coding sequence ATGTTCTGGAAAAAAAGAAAAATGGCATACGAACTAGATAGAAAACCGGCACTTAATACGTCCTTAGAAGAATTGTCGTTTATTGTTTTTGATACAGAAACTACCGGGTTTGCTATTGGGTCAAAAGACAGGTTAATCGAAATTGGGGCTGTTCTTGTTGAAAATCTAACTGTAACAGATAAAACATTTCAAACCTACGTATACCCTAACCGACTTATTCCAGATGATATAGTGGAGCTGACAGCAATTGATAACGAAATGGTCAGGAATGCGCCCCAGGCATTGGAAGCGATCGAAGACTTCTTTGCTTTTATTGAAAAGTGTGGTTGTGACGGCATTGTTGGTCATTATATTAGTTTTGATTTAATGGTGTTAAAAAAGGAGTTAGCAAGAGAGAAATTCACTTACGAAACGCCACTTAATTTTGACACATTAAATTTAATTGGTTTTTTAAGCCCATCATGGGATATGAGGGATTTAGAAGATTATTCAAGAACATTTAGTACGAATATTTATCAAAGGCATTCAGCGATCGGTGATGCCTTAACAACAGCACATCTTTTCGTAGAATTATTAAGACTTATTAAAGGACGTGGCAAGAATACACTAGGTGATATAATCCAAATTTCAGAAGCGTTAGATAAGTCTAGAACCCTTCAATTTTAA